The following proteins are co-located in the Zonotrichia albicollis isolate bZonAlb1 chromosome 1, bZonAlb1.hap1, whole genome shotgun sequence genome:
- the EDN1 gene encoding endothelin-1 isoform X2, producing the protein MDYCHMIVSLLFVLCPGLLPAAPGAEADAAPPPAAAAHRRARRCSCSSLMDEECVYFCHLDIIWINTPEKTVPYGLGGPARPRRSLKDVVPEMPAEPSSRCRCANQKDKKCLNFCQAGKDLWAQSTVEKTSRHRIKAGSCLGPKCMNRQLVDSRKMKRLEAIGNSIKASFSIAKLKAELQKGRKLKHNRASKRQSVRESLKAS; encoded by the exons ATGGATTACTGCCACATGATCGTCTCGCTGCTCTTCGTGCtctgcccggggctgctgccggcAG CCCCCGGAGCCGAGGCGGACGCCgcgccgccccccgccgccgccgcgcacCGCCGCGCCCggcgctgctcctgctcctcgcTGATGGACGAGGAGTGCGTCTACTTCTGCCACCTCGACATCATCTGGATCAACACCCCCGA GAAGACTGTTCCATATGGTCTTGGTGGCCCTGCTCGACCCAGAAGATCACTGAAGGACGTGGTGCCGGAGATGCCCGCTGAACCAAGCAGCAGATGCCGATGTGCCAACCAGAAGGACAAGAAATGTCTGAACTTCTGCCAGGCAGGCAAAGATCTCTG GGCCCAGTCCACAGTGGAGAAAACCTCACGGCACCGCATCAAAGCCGGCAGTTGCCTTGGACCCAAATGCATGAACCGACAGCTTGTTGACAGCAGGAAAATGAAGCG GCTGGAGGCCATTGGGAACAGTATCAAAGCCTCCTTCAGTATTGCAAAGCTGAAGGCTGAGCTCCAGAAAGGGCGAAAGCTCAAGCACAACAGGGCGAGCAAAAGGCAAAGTGTCCGGGAGAGCCTGAAAGCATCCTAG
- the EDN1 gene encoding endothelin-1 isoform X1: MSGRGCAGALPCLALPPVLSSAAPSAAPGAEADAAPPPAAAAHRRARRCSCSSLMDEECVYFCHLDIIWINTPEKTVPYGLGGPARPRRSLKDVVPEMPAEPSSRCRCANQKDKKCLNFCQAGKDLWAQSTVEKTSRHRIKAGSCLGPKCMNRQLVDSRKMKRLEAIGNSIKASFSIAKLKAELQKGRKLKHNRASKRQSVRESLKAS; the protein is encoded by the exons ATGAGCGGGAGGGGATGCGCGggtgccttgccttgccttgccctgCCGCCGGTGCTGAGCTCTGCCGCTCCCTCCGCAGCCCCCGGAGCCGAGGCGGACGCCgcgccgccccccgccgccgccgcgcacCGCCGCGCCCggcgctgctcctgctcctcgcTGATGGACGAGGAGTGCGTCTACTTCTGCCACCTCGACATCATCTGGATCAACACCCCCGA GAAGACTGTTCCATATGGTCTTGGTGGCCCTGCTCGACCCAGAAGATCACTGAAGGACGTGGTGCCGGAGATGCCCGCTGAACCAAGCAGCAGATGCCGATGTGCCAACCAGAAGGACAAGAAATGTCTGAACTTCTGCCAGGCAGGCAAAGATCTCTG GGCCCAGTCCACAGTGGAGAAAACCTCACGGCACCGCATCAAAGCCGGCAGTTGCCTTGGACCCAAATGCATGAACCGACAGCTTGTTGACAGCAGGAAAATGAAGCG GCTGGAGGCCATTGGGAACAGTATCAAAGCCTCCTTCAGTATTGCAAAGCTGAAGGCTGAGCTCCAGAAAGGGCGAAAGCTCAAGCACAACAGGGCGAGCAAAAGGCAAAGTGTCCGGGAGAGCCTGAAAGCATCCTAG